The Cynocephalus volans isolate mCynVol1 chromosome 2, mCynVol1.pri, whole genome shotgun sequence genome window below encodes:
- the MAT2B gene encoding methionine adenosyltransferase 2 subunit beta isoform X2 has product MPEMPENMEQEEVNIPSRRVLVTGATGLLGRAVYKEFQQNNWHAVGCGFRRARPKFEQVNLLDSEAVHHIIHDFQPHVIVHCAAERRPDVVENQPDAASQLNVDASGNLAKEAAAIGAFLIYISSDYVFDGTNPPYREEDIPTPLNLYGKTKLEGEKAVLENNLGAAVLRIPVLYGEVEKLEESAVTVMFDKVQFSNKSANMDHWQQRFPTHVKDVATVCRQLAEKRMLDPSIKGTFHWSGNEQMTKYEMACAIADAFNLPSSHLRPITDSPVLGAQRPRNAQLDCSKLETLGIGQRTPFRIGIKESLWPFLIDKRWRQTVFH; this is encoded by the exons ATGCCTGAAATGCCGGAGAACATGGAACAG GAGGAAGTTAATATTCCCAGCAGGCGGGTTCTGGTTACTGGTGCCACCGGGCTTCTTGGCAGAGCTGTATACAAAGAATTTCAGCAGAATAATTGGCATGCCGTTGGCTGTGGTTTTAGGAGAGCAAGACCAAAATTTGAACAGGTTAATCTTTTGGATTCTGAGGCAGTTCATCACATCATTCATGATTTTCAG CCCCATGTCATAGTACATTGTGCAGCAGAGAGAAGACCAGATGTTGTAGAAAATCAGCCAGATGCTGCTTCTCAACTTAATGTAGATGCTTCTGGGAATTTAGCAAAGGAAGCAG ctgcaATTGGAGCATTTCTCATTTACATTAGCTCAGATTATGTATTTGATGGAACAAATCCACCTTACAGAGAAGAGGACATACCAACTCCCCTAAATTTGTATGGCAAAACAAAACTAGAAGGAGAAAAGGCTGTCCTGGAGAACAATTTAG GAGCTGCTGTTTTGAGAATTCCCGTTTTATATGGGGAAGTTGAAAAGCTTGAGGAAAGTGCTGTGACTGTTATGTTTGATAAAGTTCAGTTTAGCAACAAGTCAGCGAACATGGACCACTGGCAGCAGAGGTTCCCCACACATGTCAAAGATGTGGCCACTGTATGCCGGCAGCTAGCAGAGAAGAGAATGCTG gaTCCTTCAATTAAGGGAACCTTTCACTGGTCTGGCAATGAACAGATGACTAAGTATGAAATGGCATGTGCAATTGCAGATGCCTTCAACCTACCCAGCAGTCACTTAAGACCT attacTGACAGCCCTGTCTTAGGAGCACAGCGTCCACGAAATGCTCAGCTTGACTGTTCCAAATTAGAGACCTTGGGCATTGGCCAGCGAACACCATTTCGAATTGGAATCAAAGAATCACTATGGCCTTTCCTCATTGACaagagatggagacagacagTCTTTCATtag
- the MAT2B gene encoding methionine adenosyltransferase 2 subunit beta isoform X1 yields the protein MVGRQKELSIHFVPGSCRLVEEEVNIPSRRVLVTGATGLLGRAVYKEFQQNNWHAVGCGFRRARPKFEQVNLLDSEAVHHIIHDFQPHVIVHCAAERRPDVVENQPDAASQLNVDASGNLAKEAAAIGAFLIYISSDYVFDGTNPPYREEDIPTPLNLYGKTKLEGEKAVLENNLGAAVLRIPVLYGEVEKLEESAVTVMFDKVQFSNKSANMDHWQQRFPTHVKDVATVCRQLAEKRMLDPSIKGTFHWSGNEQMTKYEMACAIADAFNLPSSHLRPITDSPVLGAQRPRNAQLDCSKLETLGIGQRTPFRIGIKESLWPFLIDKRWRQTVFH from the exons ATGGTGGGGCGGCAGAAGGAGCTCTCCATTCACTTTGTTCCCGGGAGCTGCCGGCTGGTGGAG GAGGAAGTTAATATTCCCAGCAGGCGGGTTCTGGTTACTGGTGCCACCGGGCTTCTTGGCAGAGCTGTATACAAAGAATTTCAGCAGAATAATTGGCATGCCGTTGGCTGTGGTTTTAGGAGAGCAAGACCAAAATTTGAACAGGTTAATCTTTTGGATTCTGAGGCAGTTCATCACATCATTCATGATTTTCAG CCCCATGTCATAGTACATTGTGCAGCAGAGAGAAGACCAGATGTTGTAGAAAATCAGCCAGATGCTGCTTCTCAACTTAATGTAGATGCTTCTGGGAATTTAGCAAAGGAAGCAG ctgcaATTGGAGCATTTCTCATTTACATTAGCTCAGATTATGTATTTGATGGAACAAATCCACCTTACAGAGAAGAGGACATACCAACTCCCCTAAATTTGTATGGCAAAACAAAACTAGAAGGAGAAAAGGCTGTCCTGGAGAACAATTTAG GAGCTGCTGTTTTGAGAATTCCCGTTTTATATGGGGAAGTTGAAAAGCTTGAGGAAAGTGCTGTGACTGTTATGTTTGATAAAGTTCAGTTTAGCAACAAGTCAGCGAACATGGACCACTGGCAGCAGAGGTTCCCCACACATGTCAAAGATGTGGCCACTGTATGCCGGCAGCTAGCAGAGAAGAGAATGCTG gaTCCTTCAATTAAGGGAACCTTTCACTGGTCTGGCAATGAACAGATGACTAAGTATGAAATGGCATGTGCAATTGCAGATGCCTTCAACCTACCCAGCAGTCACTTAAGACCT attacTGACAGCCCTGTCTTAGGAGCACAGCGTCCACGAAATGCTCAGCTTGACTGTTCCAAATTAGAGACCTTGGGCATTGGCCAGCGAACACCATTTCGAATTGGAATCAAAGAATCACTATGGCCTTTCCTCATTGACaagagatggagacagacagTCTTTCATtag